A stretch of DNA from Kangiella sediminilitoris:
GCAAGGGACGCACACAAGGAAAACTAGCCGAGGGACTTGGTGAAACAAGGAAGTAGCAGGGAGCACGTTAATTAGGGCATGAGGCCACTCGAAAATGGGCGGGATTACCGCCCTTTTTCTTTTTATACCTACCGTTTTGTTTTTTCAGCAAAATATTTTTAAGAATGCGAAGCTAAAATGATGTCCGCAAAGCAACTCTTCGTGGACATGAATTTAGTGATCCCTTACAATACACGGAATTTGCCAAATTTTTGTCTATCTTGTAAAAAATGTGCGGAATCATAAGCATGAGTCCGATTTTTTTGCGCTCAAAAAACGGAGGTTTCTTTGCCAACACAAGAGTCTCAGCAGCTACTTTCAAGTCTGCAACCCGCCATTTTAGTTCTCGAAGACGGTAGTGTCTTTCATGGTTCATCAATTGGTTATGATGGTCATGCTGTCGGAGAGGTAGTTTTTAACACAGCCATGACTGGCTACCAAGAGATATTAACTGACCCTTCATACGCTAAACAACTGGTCACGCTGACCTACCCCCACATTGGTAATACTGGAGTTAATAGCGAAGACGTCGAAGCCGATCAGGTTTGGGCTGAAGGTCTTATTATTCGAGACTTACCATTGCTTCATAGTAATTGGCGTAGTGAGGAGTCACTGACTGATTACCTTAAGCGTACCAACCGTGTCGCAATTGCCGATATCGACACTCGTCGTCTTACTCGTATCTTGCGCGATAAAGGTGCGCAGAATGGCTGCATCATTGCGGGTGATATTGATGAGACTAAAGCGCTAGAACTAGCAAAAGAATTCCCTGGCTTGAAAGGCATGGACCTGGCCAAGGAAGTTTCTACCAAAGAAAAATATACGTGGAACCAAACAACCTGGGATGTCGTTGAAGGTTATGGCGAGCGCCAGGAAAATAAGTTCAAAGTTGTGGCTTATGACTATGGCGTTAAGAAGAATATTTTGAGAATGTTGGCAGATCGCGGTTGTGATTTAACCGTAGTGCCGGCTCAGACACCAGCTAAGGATGTGTTGGCGATGAATCCTGATGGTGTCTTCTTATCTAATGGCCCAGGTGATCCGGAGCCATGTGATTATGCTATTAAGGCTATTCAGGAACTGCTAGAAACTGAGATTCCAGTCTTTGGTATATGCTTGGGGCACCAGCTACTTGCTCTGGCTAGTGGTGCCAAGAGTATCAAAATGAAATTTGGTCATCATGGTGCAAACCATCCAGTGCAAATACTGGAAGACGGACACGTTATGATTACCAGTCAAAACCACGGTTTTGCAGTAGACGAGAGTACGCTGCCTGATAATTTGAAAGCAACGCATCGCTCGTTGTTTGATGATTCTCTACAAGGTATCCATCATACGGATAAACCTGCGTTCAGCTTCCAGGGACATCCTGAAGCCAGCCCGGGTCCGAATGATGCTGCACCACTATTTGATCATTTTATTGAGCTAATGGAACAAGCAAAAGCCTAGGAGAGAAAACAGAATATGCCAAAACGTAATGACATAGAAAGCATCTTAATTTTAGGCGCTGGCCCAATTATTATCGGTCAGGCTTGTGAGTTCGATTACTCAGGTGCTCAAGCGTGTAAAGCGCTAAAAGAAGAGGGTTATCGGGTTATTTTAGTTAACTCAAACCCGGCAACCATTATGACCGACCCCAACATGGCCGATGCAACCTATATCGAACCGATCGAATGGGAAGTCGTCTCTAAGATTATTGAAAAAGAAAAGCCTGACGCGATTCTTCCTACCATGGGTGGTCAGACAGCATTGAACTGTGCGCTGGATCTGGCTTCTCGAGGTGTGCTGGAAATTCACGGTGTTGAAATGATTGGCGCCAACCGCGAAGCAATTGATAAAGCGGAGGACCGAGAGTTATTTGCTAAGGCCATGGCTAAAATCGGGCTCGACCAGCCCCGTCAAGATATTGCTCGTAGTTTAGAAGATGCCTGGAGAGTGCAAAAAGAAGTTGGATTCCCATGTATTATTCGTCCATCTTTTACTATGGGCGGAACCGGTGGTGGTATTGCCTATAACAAAGAAGAATTTGAAGAGCTTTGTTATCGTGGTCTTGATTTATCGCCCACAAATGAGCTTCTAATCGATGAGTCTTTAATCGGCTGGAAAGAATATGAGATGGAAGTTGTTCGTGATAAAAACGATAACTGCATTATCATCTGTTCGATTGAAAACTTTGACCCAATGGGGGTCCACACTGGTGACTCGATTACAGTTGCACCAGCACAGACACTGACGGATAAAGAATACCAGCGCATGCGTGATGCATCACTTGCAGTATTGCGTGAGATTGGTGTTGAAACCGGTGGCTCGAACGTACAGTTCGCAATTAATCCGGACAATGGCCGTATGACCATTATTGAGATGAACCCACGTGTATCTCGCTCTTCGGCATTAGCATCTAAAGCAACGGGTTTCCCGATTGCAAAGGTTGCTGCAAAATTAGCTGTGGGTTATACCCTGGATGAGCTGCAGAATGAAATAACGGGTGGAAAAACACCAGCTTCTTTCGAGCCAAGCAT
This window harbors:
- the carA gene encoding glutamine-hydrolyzing carbamoyl-phosphate synthase small subunit; this encodes MPTQESQQLLSSLQPAILVLEDGSVFHGSSIGYDGHAVGEVVFNTAMTGYQEILTDPSYAKQLVTLTYPHIGNTGVNSEDVEADQVWAEGLIIRDLPLLHSNWRSEESLTDYLKRTNRVAIADIDTRRLTRILRDKGAQNGCIIAGDIDETKALELAKEFPGLKGMDLAKEVSTKEKYTWNQTTWDVVEGYGERQENKFKVVAYDYGVKKNILRMLADRGCDLTVVPAQTPAKDVLAMNPDGVFLSNGPGDPEPCDYAIKAIQELLETEIPVFGICLGHQLLALASGAKSIKMKFGHHGANHPVQILEDGHVMITSQNHGFAVDESTLPDNLKATHRSLFDDSLQGIHHTDKPAFSFQGHPEASPGPNDAAPLFDHFIELMEQAKA